Proteins from one Dermacentor variabilis isolate Ectoservices chromosome 1, ASM5094787v1, whole genome shotgun sequence genomic window:
- the LOC142585389 gene encoding treslin-like — translation MFQSTKVVFLVDVASFFSREDRLNVADYQHAVNAVKYCCLKFLTHFGTHRTRWGYKFYNSNGLARQRMEKRLFCEFNLETFEDFEDDLVRRFEHYRQACDAIDRSGSCNVPEKDPPCSVLRAALTQIFSEYQWDAPSLSSPVKWKSRKRKRNCVSETCEGEEDVNYVFNISPCPHTDNDIAAFLGRLPTVDGDVADEILPTHVRRLLFANASAKFFWIDTTSLEAAVDHGTTASPKLRSAITALGGDVICITTLVAAGSVCLGQDGRVATQGPLSAVPFCDVADFYFSTTIGVKAQQQMTPVVYNGTRIGSAVLCQNSSRVTEERVAAEDWKEIRILCRTGQDAKLCIFQSTQVHIFRCVGTSLHTYSKTPATALSEILSCLVNGNGALFVELSFNHSCLRHFGFLFPIDHTSFSVHIVTEPNLLTPKALLENAGSEFADGNRGVMEHIGILRRSSDRTRLEKPFAAHVLERWFVPVSMDCVTDVGKKWEHSTSQDCMLRMLRREYQTKFPASKGKGEHRLMSDQPKRPVSALNMRRCLSASFPVTSASEVNIENASFSQTAPIATACCDVDQLVIQLKECYDAALDAELPVSLLTCAQNIVSVVKRFAESQERDLSSGEIACKVLRTHFTLSCVQIAEKYVTLKDDDSFKRRVREYQLQALLALEEEVNFQPAGNCVERVTSLLRTLSFIYNPACASEFLKGVVSSTYLATLKDILIEIGEELNIQILSTELDTSLASEGDLFQLGSVPSLQSQESYLSSIPSSIILQRGADNANAAENKALARVDLSQPLALEKRQIVVKQAFSKHRANDSKVSRKHSKRVKTEDVHSNENEVHAKKKSQRGIISTPKAKRRHVLKTTFVPETPHGKQGRKAVQRRQELLRQKCSVTITLPVVEETPEKKHFSRPTTSQSQTPVKYAAAEILSHAEVQCAQSSMTPKRSLRPKMLFSHVQATPPEWNSSECLFSSPVSSVSPGVVEQTPKKFVCRGNEVQPGNDPQCTLTPRRRVSKKLLSSPSTPKSALHCVSIVDSSPAAKKMLSKSPIATLRRQTLFPKAETPRQLFSMKSRESSPIVDSLDIVVAAQASSDVQSYSISAEQILQADNDAMLTVASASSEASVSSPVLPECTSRFTRSKSRETGLSPHELFVLSQRSPVKKENHVSKKRGNKAVNCAVLKDNDQTPRQCVTKKISYTPPSALSLLHLTNSPMLLKKSK, via the coding sequence ATGTTTCAGTCGACGAAAGTAGTATTTTTGGTGGATGTGGCGTCGTTCTTCAGCCGCGAAGACCGACTAAATGTCGCTGACTACCAGCATGCCGTGAACGCGGTCAAATACTGTTGTCTGAAGTTTCTCACGCACTTCGGCACGCACAGGACACGGTGGGGCTACAAGTTTTACAATAGCAATGGCCTTGCCCGTCAGCGTATGGAGAAACGCCTCTTCTGCGAGTTTAATCTGGAAACATTCGAAGATTTCGAGGACGATCTCGTCAGGCGATTTGAACACTACAGGCAAGCATGCGATGCAATTGATCGCAGTGGTTCTTGCAACGTACCCGAAAAAGATCCCCCCTGCAGTGTGCTGCGTGCTGCACTAACGCAGATATTCTCCGAATACCAGTGGGACGCTCCTAGCCTTTCATCTCCCGTcaagtggaaatcaagaaaacgcAAGAGAAACTGCGTAAGTGAAACTTGCGAAGGTGAGGAGGATGTAAACTACGTATTTAACATCTCGCCTTGCCCGCATACCGACAACGACATTGCCGCCTTCTTGGGCCGGCTGCCCACTGTCGATGGGGATGTTGCAGATGAAATTCTTCCTACCCATGTCCGTCGCCTGCTATTCGCCAACGCGTCAGCCAAGTTTTTCTGGATTGATACGACATCCCTGGAAGCCGCCGTTGACCACGGCACCACGGCTAGCCCCAAGCTTCGGAGTGCTATAACGGCTCTTGGCGGAGACGTTATATGCATAACGACACTTGTTGCTGCTGGAAGTGTTTGTCTAGGCCAAGACGGACGAGTAGCGACACAAGGGCCCCTTAGTGCTGTCCCTTTTTGTGATGTGgctgacttttatttttcgaccACCATCGGGGTCAAGGCTCAACAGCAGATGACTCCCGTAGTGTATAACGGGACCCGCATTGGATCGGCTGTGCTGTGCCAGAATTCCTCCCGTGTGACTGAGGAGCGTGTCGCTGCGGAAGACTGGAAAGAGATACGGATATTGTGTAGGACAGGACAAGATGCTAAACTATGCATTTTTCAGTCCACTCAGGTACATATATTTCGCTGTGTTGGAACGAGTTTGCATACATACTCAAAGACTCCTGCCACTGCACTGAGCGAAATACTGTCCTGTCTTGTGAATGGCAACGGTGCACTTTTTGTTGAACTGTCATTCAATCACTCATGTCTCAGACACTTTGGTTTTCTGTTCCCCATAGACCACACTTCATTTTCTGTGCACATTGTTACAGAGCCAAACCTGTTGACACCAAAGGCATTGTTAGAAAATGCTGGTAGTGAATTTGCAGATGGTAACAGAGGTGTAATGGAACATATTGGCATCCTGCGGAGAAGTAGTGATCGTACACGTTTGGAAAAGCCCTTTGCAGCACATGTACTTGAAAGGTGGTTTGTTCCTGTTTCCATGGATTGTGTAACTGATGTTGGCAAAAAATGGGAACATTCCACCTCTCAAGACTGCATGCTCAGAATGCTGCGACGAGAGTACCAGACAAAATTCCCAGCCAGCAAGGGCAAGGGTGAACATCGCCTCATGAGTGATCAGCCCAAGCGACCAGTGTCTGCACTTAATATGCGGAGATGCCTTAGTGCCTCTTTTCCTGTTACGTCTGCATCAGAAGTCAACATTGAAAACGCTTCATTTAGCCAAACTGCACCCATTGCAACAGCTTGCTGTGATGTTGACCAACTTGTCATTCAGCTCAAGGAATGTTATGATGCTGCACTTGATGCAGAATTGCCAGTATCATTGTTAACATGTGCCCAGAACATTGTGAGTGTGGTCAAGCGGTTTGCTGAGAGTCAAGAAAGGGATTTAAGTAGTGGCGAAATTGCGTGCAAGGTGCTTAGGACTCACTTTACTTTGAGCTGTGTTCAGATTGCAGAGAAGTATGTGACCCTTAAAGATGATGATAGCTTCAAGCGCCGTGTTCGTGAATATCAGCTGCAAGCTCTgttggcattggaggaggaggtGAACTTTCAACCAGCGGGCAATTGTGTGGAAAGAGTAACATCCCTGCTTCGAACACTTTCCTTTATCTACAACCCAGCATGTGCTAGTGAATTCTTGAAAGGTGTTGTGAGCAGCACCTATCTAGCAACCCTTAAAGACATTCTTATTGAGATTGGAGAGGAACTAAACATTCAGATTCTTTCCACCGAGCTTGACACTTCACTTGCTTCTGAAGGGGACCTTTTTCAGCTGGGATCTGTTCCCTCTCTGCAGTCACAGGAGTCTTATTTGTCAAGTATACCATCATCAATCATCTTACAGCGAGGTGCTGATAATGCTAATGCAGCAGAGAACAAAGCCTTAGCCAGAGTAGATCTCTCACAGCCACTAGCACTTGAAAAACGTCAAATTGTGGTTAAGCAGGCTTTCTCAAAGCACAGAGCAAATGATTCCAAAGTGTCAAGGAAACATTCAAAAAGGGTAAAGACAGAGGATGTACACAGTAATGAAAATGAAGTACATGCCAAAAAAAAGTCGCAAAGGGGCATAATTTCAACACCAAAAGCAAAGCGTCGCCATGTCCTAAAGACAACATTTGTACCAGAGACACCTCATGGAAAACAAGGACGAAAAGCTGTTCAGCGTCGGCAAGAGCTGCTGAGGCAAAAATGTAGTGTCACCATCACACTGCCAGTGGTAGAGGAAACTCCTGAAAAGAAACACTTCTCTCGACCAACAACTTCACAATCTCAAACCCCGGTTAAGTATgctgctgcagaaatactgagcCATGCTGAAGTGCAGTGTGCTCAGAGCAGCATGACACCAAAGAGAAGCCTACGACCAAAGATGCTTTTTTCTCATGTGCAAGCAACACCCCCTGAGTGGAACAGTTCAGAATGCCTCTTCAGTTCTCCCGTTAGCAGTGTCTCTCCTGGTGTTGTTGAGCAGACACCCAAAAAATTTGTTTGCAGGGGCAATGAGGTACAGCCAGGAAATGACCCACAGTGTACCTTGACACCACGTAGAAGAGTTTCAAAGAAACTTCTGAGTTCTCCTTCAACACCAAAGTCAGCGCTTCATTGTGTCAGCATTGTTGATTCATCTCCAGCTGCCAAGAAAATGCTCTCAAAGTCGCCAATTGCCACTTTGAGAAGGCAAACATTGTTTCCAAAGGCTGAAACACCAAGACAGTTGTTCAGCATGAAGAGTCGTGAAAGCTCGCCGATTGTGGACTCTTTGGACATTGTTGTGGCAGCTCAGGCGAGCTCTGACGTCCAGTCATATTCCATCTCTGCAGAACAAATTCTACAAGCAGACAATGATGCCATGCTGACTGTAGCTTCTGCATCATCAGAAGCCTCAGTTAGCTCACCAGTGTTGCCAGAATGCACATCTCGCTTTACAAGGAGCAAATCGCGGGAAACAGGCCTTTCGCCACACGAACTGTTTGTGTTATCGCAGAGGAGCCCAGTGAAAAAGGAAAACCATGTGTCTAAGAAGAGAGGGAACAAAGCAGTGAACTGTGCTGTGCTAAAAGACAATGACCAAACTCCAAGGCAGTGTGTGACAAAAAAAATTTCTTACACTCCTCCTTCTGCATTGAGTTTGTTACACCTTACTAACTCTCCCATGCTGTTAAAAAAGAGCAAATGA